One genomic segment of Alkalimarinus alittae includes these proteins:
- a CDS encoding riboflavin synthase subunit alpha — protein MFTGIVQGTAFVKSIAPKDLFSRIAIEFPKTALNNVAQGASIAINGTCLTVSEFTDNTVYFDVMMETLRVTNLCQLKVNGVVNFERAAKFGDEIGGHLLSGHIHTTVEVSSVEKTENNCIITFKVPTKWTKYILPKGFVAVNGCSLTVGEVANNTFNVYLIPETLNITTFGAASPGDIINLEVDHQTQTIVDTIERLGLKI, from the coding sequence ATGTTCACAGGTATTGTTCAAGGTACTGCCTTTGTTAAATCTATCGCCCCAAAAGATCTATTTTCTCGAATTGCCATAGAGTTCCCCAAGACTGCTTTAAATAATGTCGCTCAAGGTGCAAGTATCGCCATCAATGGCACCTGCCTAACGGTTTCTGAATTCACTGATAATACGGTTTATTTTGATGTAATGATGGAAACCCTACGCGTCACGAATCTCTGCCAACTCAAGGTTAATGGTGTTGTTAATTTTGAAAGAGCAGCCAAGTTTGGCGATGAAATTGGAGGGCACTTACTATCAGGCCATATTCACACGACGGTAGAGGTTTCGTCAGTAGAAAAGACTGAAAACAACTGCATTATTACGTTTAAAGTGCCAACTAAATGGACTAAGTATATTTTGCCTAAGGGGTTCGTAGCGGTTAACGGCTGTAGTTTAACGGTTGGAGAAGTAGCCAATAACACGTTTAATGTTTACCTAATACCCGAAACACTAAACATTACGACCTTTGGAGCTGCAAGCCCCGGCGACATCATAAACTTAGAAGTAGATCATCAAACCCAAACCATTGTTGATACGATTGAGCGCTTAGGGCTAAAAATTTAA
- a CDS encoding methyltransferase — protein MTETELQTPLGLLTLKRFPVRAADRLRAWDAADELLIKHLHEQQAELKDKKRVLVFDDQFGAITSFMCQMLAASGHPVSIDVITDSLVSQHAISQNVKGNGYGERDVSFIDNTAIPVKPYDLIIYKLPRNHGYFADVMQRLRSNMSDDTHIVGGVMVKYLPMTVLTTLGQIVGETTTSLATKKARLIFSHFDSSLTPTNPYPTTYTIEEIDVDLLNHSNVFSRDSLDIGTRLLLAVMPESDDLLTIVDLACGNGVVGISAAQLNPNADLIFCDESNMAVASAKANVARYFPERNAEFYQTDCLEGIAKNSVDLVLCNPPFHQQNAISEHVGWQMFKESLQCLKSGGEFWVVGNRHLDYHIKLKKLFGNATLVDSSNKFVVIKSVKR, from the coding sequence ATGACCGAAACCGAACTACAAACACCATTAGGCTTACTTACGCTAAAACGTTTCCCTGTAAGAGCTGCTGATAGGCTTAGAGCATGGGATGCTGCCGACGAGTTATTGATCAAACATCTGCATGAACAGCAGGCGGAGTTAAAGGACAAGAAACGTGTTTTAGTTTTTGACGATCAATTTGGTGCTATTACCAGCTTTATGTGCCAAATGCTGGCTGCTTCAGGTCACCCCGTCTCTATTGATGTAATAACGGACTCTCTTGTTTCTCAGCACGCCATTTCACAAAATGTTAAAGGTAATGGGTATGGTGAACGTGATGTTTCGTTTATCGACAACACGGCAATACCGGTTAAACCGTATGATTTAATTATTTACAAACTCCCTAGAAATCATGGCTATTTTGCCGATGTGATGCAACGTTTGCGAAGCAATATGAGCGACGATACACATATTGTGGGTGGTGTGATGGTTAAGTACTTACCTATGACGGTATTGACGACACTCGGTCAAATAGTCGGCGAGACAACCACCTCGCTAGCGACCAAAAAAGCGCGACTTATTTTTAGTCACTTTGATTCATCACTCACGCCTACAAATCCCTATCCAACCACCTATACCATTGAAGAAATTGATGTTGATTTACTTAATCACTCAAACGTATTCTCGCGTGATAGCTTGGATATCGGAACCCGTTTATTGTTAGCGGTCATGCCGGAATCTGATGACCTACTAACAATTGTTGATTTGGCTTGCGGTAATGGCGTAGTCGGTATTTCAGCTGCACAGTTAAACCCTAATGCAGACTTAATATTTTGTGATGAGTCGAATATGGCTGTGGCGTCGGCAAAAGCGAATGTCGCGCGTTATTTTCCAGAGCGTAATGCCGAGTTTTATCAAACGGATTGCTTAGAAGGCATAGCGAAAAACAGTGTTGATCTGGTGTTATGTAACCCACCATTCCATCAGCAAAATGCCATTAGTGAGCATGTTGGTTGGCAGATGTTTAAAGAGTCTTTGCAGTGTTTAAAGTCGGGTGGTGAGTTTTGGGTAGTAGGCAACCGACACTTGGATTACCACATTAAACTGAAAAAGTTATTTGGTAATGCAACGCTGGTAGATTCAAGTAATAAATTTGTAGTGATTAAATCGGTTAAACGATAA
- the elbB gene encoding isoprenoid biosynthesis glyoxalase ElbB, translated as MKKVAVILSGCGVFDGSEIYETVITLLALDSHDAQYQCFAPNTPQLHVIDHLKGDIAVGETRNVLVEAARLARGEIKDLADLNEKEFDAIIFPGGFGAAKNLSDFAVNGASMVINLQVKAAARAFALAKKPAGYICIAPTLIAGIYEHGAECTIGNDPDTAAAINTMGAKHINCEVDDVVIDEKNKIVSTPAYMLAERISEAAAGIEKLVGSVLNMTDAK; from the coding sequence ATGAAGAAAGTAGCGGTAATTCTCTCTGGCTGCGGCGTATTTGATGGTTCAGAAATCTATGAAACGGTAATTACGTTACTAGCACTCGATAGCCACGATGCTCAGTATCAGTGCTTTGCGCCTAACACGCCGCAACTTCATGTTATAGACCATTTAAAGGGGGATATTGCAGTAGGTGAGACCCGCAATGTTTTAGTTGAAGCGGCTCGCTTAGCGCGCGGTGAGATTAAAGACTTAGCTGACCTAAATGAAAAAGAATTTGATGCGATTATCTTCCCAGGTGGATTTGGCGCAGCGAAGAATCTAAGTGATTTTGCAGTAAACGGCGCATCAATGGTTATTAACCTTCAGGTTAAAGCCGCTGCCCGAGCCTTTGCTCTAGCCAAGAAACCTGCCGGCTATATCTGTATCGCACCGACATTAATTGCGGGTATTTATGAACATGGCGCTGAATGCACCATAGGTAATGATCCTGATACGGCTGCTGCCATTAATACGATGGGCGCCAAGCATATTAATTGTGAGGTGGATGATGTTGTCATTGATGAGAAAAACAAGATTGTCTCTACGCCTGCTTATATGCTAGCAGAAAGAATATCAGAGGCGGCAGCAGGCATAGAAAAATTAGTCGGCAGTGTTCTCAACATGACTGATGCTAAATAG
- a CDS encoding VF530 family DNA-binding protein has protein sequence MNDEVNYKNNPLHGLSLKNLLIELVDYYGFEILFAYLNINCFKTNPSIESSVKFLKKTDWAREKVESFYLYQFKNLPNASSEQFSVPPRDRIVPEGHTPGEPAELSFEDAERLREKQAKKAAAYRSSSASGKKYGGQRSGGYASSRGGERSHPKPASSPNSNDGGRVDPWANSRK, from the coding sequence ATGAATGATGAAGTCAACTACAAGAATAACCCGTTACACGGCTTGAGTTTAAAAAACTTGTTGATTGAATTGGTCGATTATTATGGTTTTGAGATTTTATTCGCCTACTTGAATATCAATTGCTTTAAGACTAATCCAAGCATTGAGTCCAGCGTGAAATTTCTTAAAAAAACCGATTGGGCGCGTGAAAAAGTCGAAAGCTTTTATTTGTATCAGTTTAAAAACTTGCCTAATGCGTCTTCTGAGCAGTTTTCTGTCCCTCCAAGAGATCGTATCGTACCTGAGGGTCATACGCCTGGAGAACCTGCGGAATTGAGTTTTGAAGATGCTGAGCGTTTACGCGAAAAACAAGCGAAGAAAGCAGCGGCCTACCGCTCGTCATCTGCGTCAGGTAAAAAGTATGGAGGGCAGCGCAGTGGCGGTTACGCTAGCAGTAGAGGGGGTGAGCGTAGCCATCCAAAACCTGCTAGCTCACCCAACTCTAACGATGGCGGTCGTGTAGATCCTTGGGCTAATTCAAGAAAGTAA
- a CDS encoding RluA family pseudouridine synthase encodes MDAQFSFTVTQRQASQSLLDCLLPCIPYLNADQWLSLLNSGHIQVDNTAVRESVVIAEGQLVSYTVPDYQEAEVDTNWRLLWSNHEIAAIHKPSNLPVNRTTRNVYNTLIQLLRRESPWPEAHLLHRLDLETSGVLLVAQTNAMAKQYQPELSRLIKRKIYHAIVYGEPTWQALEYECDLSTLADSPIRCQMHKVVNGEGKKSKTGFKVLGQRAGFSLIQCELFTGRKHQIRAQLASLGHPIVGDKIYSLNGEMYLKRLEQPLSASDDLKLLTSHHLLHACEVHLNNIWQQDGTDIIIQDRDVSEQWTRFLP; translated from the coding sequence TTGGATGCTCAATTTTCCTTTACTGTAACCCAGCGGCAAGCCTCTCAATCTTTACTCGATTGTTTGTTACCTTGTATACCTTATCTTAATGCCGATCAGTGGCTTTCGTTGCTGAATTCCGGCCACATTCAAGTCGATAATACGGCTGTTCGTGAAAGTGTAGTCATCGCCGAAGGGCAGCTTGTTAGCTATACGGTTCCTGATTACCAAGAAGCTGAGGTTGATACGAATTGGCGGTTACTCTGGTCTAACCATGAAATAGCGGCTATTCATAAACCTTCAAATCTGCCGGTTAACCGCACGACGCGAAACGTTTATAACACGCTAATTCAGCTTTTGCGTCGAGAAAGTCCCTGGCCTGAAGCCCATTTATTACATCGCCTAGATCTTGAAACCTCGGGAGTGTTGTTAGTCGCTCAGACTAATGCGATGGCTAAACAATATCAGCCCGAACTCTCTCGACTCATCAAACGAAAAATATATCATGCAATAGTCTATGGTGAGCCTACTTGGCAAGCGCTAGAGTATGAATGTGATTTATCGACGCTTGCAGATAGTCCTATTAGGTGCCAAATGCACAAAGTCGTAAATGGTGAAGGTAAAAAGAGTAAAACCGGGTTTAAAGTGTTGGGTCAGCGCGCTGGATTTTCATTGATTCAGTGCGAACTGTTTACTGGCCGAAAACACCAAATTCGAGCACAGCTCGCAAGTTTAGGGCACCCGATAGTGGGCGATAAAATATATAGTCTTAATGGTGAGATGTATTTAAAGCGATTAGAACAGCCACTTTCAGCCAGTGATGATCTAAAGTTACTGACAAGCCATCATCTATTACATGCGTGTGAAGTTCATTTAAATAATATATGGCAACAGGATGGAACAGATATAATTATTCAAGATCGAGACGTTTCTGAACAGTGGACTCGTTTTCTGCCTTAA
- a CDS encoding spermidine synthase, with protein sequence MARFNEIGTAIIPGQGSQLRLLQRNDEFAIKIAGKTGELMNTRLHGSEDALATLACERIANRKDVKVLIGGMGMGFTLAAALGSLKDDAEVTVAELVPEVVEWNRGPLGAASGYPLNDPRTKIHLGDVGQLMKREEGFYDAILLDVDNGPEGLTRKENDWIYSPEGIAEAQSALKSGGILAYWSAGEDPTFTERLRRAGFQVTAETVRAHKPGKGAKHVIWLAW encoded by the coding sequence ATGGCCCGTTTTAATGAAATCGGTACGGCTATCATTCCTGGTCAAGGTTCTCAACTTAGACTCCTTCAACGTAATGATGAATTTGCAATCAAAATTGCAGGTAAAACCGGTGAGTTGATGAATACTCGCCTTCATGGCTCTGAAGATGCCTTAGCAACATTGGCGTGCGAACGTATTGCCAACCGCAAAGACGTTAAAGTGCTAATCGGTGGGATGGGGATGGGCTTTACGCTCGCAGCCGCACTAGGCTCGCTTAAAGACGATGCAGAAGTGACTGTGGCAGAGCTTGTGCCGGAGGTTGTGGAGTGGAATAGAGGGCCGCTAGGGGCTGCATCAGGTTATCCTTTAAATGACCCTAGAACAAAGATTCACTTGGGCGATGTCGGTCAGCTGATGAAGCGTGAAGAGGGCTTCTATGATGCGATTTTGCTCGATGTAGATAACGGGCCAGAAGGCTTAACACGCAAAGAGAACGATTGGATTTATTCACCTGAAGGTATCGCAGAAGCGCAAAGTGCACTTAAATCGGGCGGTATATTGGCGTATTGGTCAGCGGGTGAAGACCCCACATTTACCGAGCGTTTACGCCGTGCGGGCTTTCAGGTTACAGCTGAAACCGTCAGAGCGCACAAGCCCGGTAAAGGGGCTAAACATGTTATTTGGTTGGCATGGTAA
- the urtE gene encoding urea ABC transporter ATP-binding subunit UrtE — protein MLTIENLNQFYGESHTLWDLNLHVEEGKCTVLMGRNGVGKTTLLGCIMGLLPIKSGNAQFMGQSLFDYSAEKRASMGIGYVPQGRQIFPAMTVEENLQIGLSARKDNIKKIPDFIYELFPVLKEMINRRGGDLSGGQQQQLAIGRALVVDPKLLILDEPTEGIQPNVVQEIGDIIRKLNQETGLTVLLVEQKLPFARKVADNFCIMERGKRVAIGNIDDLSEDLIKEYLTV, from the coding sequence ATGCTTACAATAGAAAACCTCAACCAGTTTTATGGTGAAAGCCATACGCTTTGGGATCTTAATCTTCATGTAGAAGAAGGGAAATGTACCGTTTTAATGGGACGAAATGGCGTTGGTAAGACCACGTTGTTAGGCTGCATTATGGGGTTGTTGCCCATTAAGTCAGGTAACGCTCAGTTTATGGGGCAAAGCCTATTTGATTACTCTGCTGAAAAAAGAGCATCAATGGGGATTGGTTATGTTCCTCAAGGACGACAAATATTCCCTGCGATGACCGTAGAAGAGAACCTACAAATTGGTCTATCGGCAAGAAAAGATAACATTAAGAAAATACCTGACTTTATCTATGAGCTTTTCCCTGTGCTTAAAGAGATGATTAATCGCAGAGGCGGTGATCTATCGGGTGGTCAACAGCAGCAGTTAGCGATAGGTCGCGCGTTGGTGGTTGATCCGAAACTGCTTATTCTTGATGAGCCTACAGAGGGTATTCAGCCTAATGTTGTGCAAGAAATTGGCGATATTATTCGTAAATTAAATCAAGAAACTGGGCTCACAGTGTTACTGGTAGAGCAAAAGCTACCTTTTGCCCGAAAAGTTGCGGATAACTTTTGTATTATGGAAAGAGGTAAACGTGTTGCTATCGGCAATATTGATGACTTATCAGAAGACCTCATCAAGGAATACTTGACGGTTTAA
- the urtD gene encoding urea ABC transporter ATP-binding protein UrtD codes for MLYVEDVSVSFDGFKAINNLNLYIDEGELRCIIGPNGAGKTTMMDIITGKTKPDTGTAYFGQKINLLEMSEPEIAQAGIGRKFQKPTVFEEQSVFDNLELAMAGPRGVLPTLFSKLKGEQKDHIEQVMVQIGLQEHSMARSGALSHGQKQWLEIGMLLMQNPRLLLVDEPVAGMTHQEMDRTAELLTSLAGKHSVIVVEHDMDFVRSIAKKVTVLHQGSVLAEGSMDQIQSDARVKEVYLGE; via the coding sequence ATGCTGTATGTTGAAGATGTGAGTGTTAGTTTTGATGGGTTCAAGGCTATTAATAACCTAAACCTCTATATAGATGAAGGTGAGTTGCGTTGCATTATCGGGCCTAATGGCGCAGGTAAAACCACGATGATGGATATCATAACCGGCAAAACCAAGCCTGATACGGGGACTGCGTATTTTGGCCAAAAGATTAACCTTCTTGAGATGAGTGAGCCAGAAATAGCCCAGGCAGGAATCGGCCGAAAGTTTCAAAAACCGACTGTGTTTGAAGAACAGTCGGTGTTCGATAATCTTGAGTTGGCGATGGCGGGGCCTCGCGGTGTACTCCCGACGTTATTCTCTAAGCTGAAGGGTGAGCAAAAAGATCATATAGAACAGGTGATGGTTCAAATTGGACTGCAAGAGCATAGTATGGCGCGATCAGGTGCATTGTCTCATGGCCAGAAACAGTGGCTAGAAATTGGCATGCTATTGATGCAAAACCCTAGGTTATTGCTGGTTGATGAGCCGGTTGCAGGTATGACCCACCAAGAAATGGATAGAACCGCTGAGCTATTGACCTCATTAGCAGGTAAACATTCCGTGATTGTCGTCGAGCATGATATGGACTTTGTTCGGTCAATTGCTAAAAAAGTGACGGTTTTACATCAGGGGAGTGTGCTTGCAGAGGGGTCTATGGATCAGATTCAAAGCGATGCACGCGTTAAAGAAGTTTATCTGGGAGAGTGA
- the urtC gene encoding urea ABC transporter permease subunit UrtC: MHTNKQLFDKKSQIFLIVLAIVTVAVLGLNIFVPEGNALHISTYTVTLLGKYLTFALLAIAVDLVWGYMGILSLGHGAFFALGGYAMGMYLMRQIGDRGVYGDPILPDFMVFLDWKELPWFWQGFDMFWFAMIMVVLVPGILAFVFGWLAFRSRVTGVYLSIITQAMTYALMLAFYRNEMGFGGNNGLTDFKDILGFSLQSNSTRLTLFALSAVFLALGYIACRYIVTSKLGRVCMAIRDSEDRTRFIGYRVDKVKLWVFVFSAALAGIAGALYVPQVGIINPNEFSPLNSIELVVWVAIGGRATLYGAVIGAIAVNYAKSYFTVAMPEVWLFALGGLFVLGTLYLPKGIAGFMNRKGAAA; encoded by the coding sequence ATGCATACTAATAAACAATTATTTGATAAGAAATCTCAAATATTTCTAATCGTTCTCGCGATCGTAACTGTTGCCGTTCTAGGGTTAAACATATTTGTACCTGAAGGCAATGCGTTACACATATCAACCTATACCGTCACGTTACTCGGTAAGTATTTAACCTTTGCATTACTCGCCATAGCGGTTGACCTTGTATGGGGGTATATGGGCATTTTAAGTTTAGGGCACGGTGCATTTTTTGCCTTGGGTGGTTACGCCATGGGTATGTACTTGATGAGGCAGATTGGCGATCGGGGTGTGTACGGTGATCCGATCCTTCCTGACTTTATGGTGTTTCTAGACTGGAAAGAGCTGCCTTGGTTTTGGCAAGGGTTTGATATGTTCTGGTTTGCCATGATTATGGTGGTGTTAGTACCTGGCATTTTAGCCTTTGTGTTTGGTTGGTTGGCATTCCGTTCACGTGTAACGGGTGTATATTTGTCAATCATTACTCAGGCCATGACCTACGCGCTTATGCTCGCGTTCTATCGAAATGAAATGGGCTTTGGCGGAAATAACGGTCTGACAGACTTTAAAGACATATTAGGGTTTAGCTTACAATCCAATAGTACAAGACTCACCTTGTTTGCGCTTTCAGCGGTGTTTCTTGCTCTTGGCTATATTGCCTGTCGATATATAGTGACGTCTAAACTCGGTCGAGTATGTATGGCGATACGTGATTCGGAAGATCGAACGCGTTTTATCGGATACCGTGTCGACAAAGTTAAGCTTTGGGTCTTTGTATTCTCCGCTGCGCTAGCCGGCATTGCGGGTGCGTTATATGTTCCTCAAGTGGGGATCATTAACCCGAATGAATTTTCACCTCTTAATTCCATTGAGTTAGTGGTCTGGGTCGCGATTGGTGGACGAGCAACACTATACGGTGCTGTCATTGGCGCGATTGCGGTGAACTATGCCAAAAGTTACTTTACCGTAGCAATGCCAGAAGTATGGCTATTTGCATTAGGTGGCTTGTTTGTTCTTGGTACGCTATATCTTCCAAAAGGCATTGCCGGCTTTATGAACCGTAAGGGGGCAGCCGCATGA
- the urtB gene encoding urea ABC transporter permease subunit UrtB — translation MFCFRKHDLAKCKSKLEIVSMIMLLIGMLASATAWSDTYFDQSMVKLQGKNFKRVTEGIDLLAQSRDERSERLLKTLLAGDLYRLKKEKRLVTIIEEVGKGYLLADILDTSKTYTVSSKRKVKRVAINNTLRTKIKAAIAQIQLSDPDPAKRSAAVISLFDVVDDNQIALFETLYKQEKNEKVRSLIESGIAIGNLKTGSVVEKLAAIKTLEDSLEPTVRNALQTVVNDETEKRVIDSATKTLAKIDKRIDNYALMETLFFGLSLGSVLVLAAIGLAITFGVMGVINMAHGELIMLGAYTTYVIQLIMPNNIGASLFVAIPAAFLVSGLVGIAIERGVIRHLYGRPLETLLATFGLSLILQQAVRSVFSPLNRSVETPDWMSGALEINPVFSITYNRLYIIIFCLIVFAMLFFVLKKTTLGLKVRAVSQNRAMARAMGVRSEWVDALTFGLGSGVAGVAGVALSQLTNVGPNLGQAYIIDSFMVVVFGGVGNLWGTLVAGMSLGVANKVLEPMSGAVLAKILVLIFIILFIQKKPRGLFPQKGRGAEG, via the coding sequence ATGTTTTGTTTTAGAAAGCACGACTTAGCAAAATGTAAATCAAAGCTTGAGATCGTCAGTATGATCATGCTGCTCATCGGAATGTTAGCTTCCGCTACGGCTTGGTCTGACACATACTTTGATCAATCAATGGTTAAGTTACAGGGGAAAAACTTTAAGCGTGTTACAGAAGGAATAGACCTACTAGCTCAGAGTCGTGATGAACGTTCAGAACGATTACTGAAAACGTTGCTGGCGGGTGACTTATATCGATTGAAAAAAGAAAAACGACTGGTCACCATCATAGAAGAAGTCGGTAAAGGCTATTTGCTTGCTGACATCTTAGACACTAGCAAAACCTACACGGTGAGTAGCAAGCGGAAAGTTAAACGTGTTGCGATTAATAATACGTTACGTACCAAGATAAAAGCGGCAATAGCTCAGATACAATTATCGGACCCAGACCCTGCTAAAAGAAGTGCAGCCGTAATCAGTTTATTTGACGTGGTTGATGACAACCAAATTGCGCTTTTTGAAACCCTGTATAAGCAAGAAAAGAATGAGAAGGTTAGGTCCCTTATTGAATCAGGGATTGCCATTGGTAATTTAAAAACGGGTTCCGTAGTAGAGAAATTAGCCGCTATAAAGACGCTAGAAGATAGTTTAGAGCCCACGGTAAGAAATGCATTACAAACTGTCGTTAATGATGAAACTGAAAAGCGTGTTATTGATTCAGCGACTAAAACGCTCGCTAAAATTGATAAACGAATAGATAACTATGCGTTGATGGAAACGTTGTTCTTTGGCTTAAGCCTTGGATCCGTTTTAGTGTTAGCTGCAATAGGGTTGGCAATCACCTTTGGCGTTATGGGCGTTATTAATATGGCTCATGGCGAGTTAATCATGCTAGGTGCCTATACGACATACGTGATTCAGTTAATCATGCCGAATAATATTGGTGCATCGTTGTTTGTTGCTATACCTGCTGCATTTCTGGTGTCTGGTTTAGTTGGTATTGCCATCGAGCGAGGTGTTATTAGGCATCTATATGGTCGTCCACTTGAAACATTATTGGCCACTTTTGGTTTAAGCTTGATATTGCAGCAAGCGGTACGTTCAGTTTTCTCACCACTCAATCGAAGTGTTGAAACCCCTGACTGGATGAGTGGGGCGCTTGAAATAAACCCTGTTTTTTCCATCACCTATAATCGTCTATATATCATCATTTTTTGTTTGATTGTGTTTGCCATGTTGTTCTTTGTGCTTAAGAAAACCACATTAGGTTTAAAGGTAAGAGCAGTTTCGCAGAATCGTGCTATGGCGCGAGCGATGGGCGTTCGATCTGAGTGGGTTGATGCATTAACGTTCGGTCTGGGTTCTGGTGTTGCCGGTGTAGCAGGTGTCGCTTTAAGTCAATTAACCAATGTAGGGCCCAACTTGGGGCAAGCATACATCATTGATTCATTTATGGTGGTGGTGTTTGGTGGTGTAGGAAACCTTTGGGGAACCTTAGTTGCCGGCATGTCATTAGGGGTGGCTAACAAAGTGTTAGAACCTATGTCTGGTGCTGTACTCGCAAAAATACTGGTACTTATTTTTATTATTCTCTTCATACAGAAAAAACCTCGTGGGCTTTTTCCTCAAAAGGGCCGTGGAGCGGAAGGGTAA
- the urtA gene encoding urea ABC transporter substrate-binding protein translates to MKKITASISGIAAAVALSLSASQAIAADETIKVGILHSLSGTMAISETTLKDTMLMLIEEQNAKGGLLGKKLEPVVVDPASNWPLFAEKGRELIDKENVSAIFGCWTSVSRKSVLPVVEELNSLLFYPVQYEGEESSKNVFYTGAAPNQQAIPAVDYLMKDLGVKRWVLAGTDYVYPRTTNKILEAYLKAKGVKEEDIMINYTPFGHSDWQSIVSDVKKFGSAGKKTAVVSTINGDANVPFYKELGNQGISSEQIPVVAFSVGEEELSGIDTKPLVGHLAAWNYFMSVEDDSNEAFIESWQAYIKNEERVTNDPMEAHYIGFNMWVEAVEKAGTTDPAVVQNAIIGVSVPNLTGGISSMMPNHHVTKPVLIGEIQDDGQFQVVWQTTGNVAGDAWSDFLPGSKDIISDWRSPLSCGNYNVKTAKCSGQNF, encoded by the coding sequence ATGAAAAAAATTACTGCTTCAATTTCGGGCATAGCGGCTGCGGTAGCGCTTAGCCTTTCAGCGTCTCAGGCTATAGCGGCTGATGAAACAATCAAAGTGGGTATCTTACATTCACTGTCCGGCACTATGGCGATTAGTGAAACAACATTAAAAGATACCATGTTGATGCTGATCGAAGAGCAAAATGCAAAAGGGGGCTTACTCGGCAAAAAGCTTGAACCTGTTGTTGTTGACCCTGCATCAAACTGGCCTCTTTTTGCTGAGAAAGGCAGAGAGTTGATCGACAAAGAGAATGTATCCGCTATTTTTGGTTGCTGGACGTCAGTATCACGAAAATCTGTTCTTCCTGTAGTAGAAGAGCTCAATAGCCTTTTATTTTACCCTGTTCAGTATGAAGGCGAAGAGTCGTCTAAAAATGTTTTCTACACTGGCGCAGCGCCAAACCAACAAGCGATCCCTGCGGTTGACTACCTAATGAAAGATCTGGGTGTTAAACGTTGGGTACTTGCAGGTACTGACTACGTTTACCCACGCACCACTAACAAAATTCTTGAAGCCTATTTAAAAGCTAAAGGCGTAAAAGAAGAAGACATAATGATTAACTACACGCCGTTTGGTCATTCAGATTGGCAGAGCATTGTATCTGATGTTAAGAAATTCGGTTCTGCTGGTAAGAAGACAGCGGTCGTTTCAACAATAAACGGTGATGCTAACGTTCCATTTTATAAGGAACTAGGTAACCAAGGTATTTCTTCAGAGCAGATTCCTGTCGTTGCTTTTTCTGTAGGTGAAGAGGAACTTTCAGGTATTGATACCAAGCCATTAGTGGGTCACTTAGCCGCTTGGAACTACTTTATGAGTGTTGAAGATGATTCAAACGAAGCATTCATTGAGAGCTGGCAGGCATACATTAAAAACGAAGAACGTGTAACCAACGACCCAATGGAAGCGCACTACATCGGTTTCAATATGTGGGTTGAAGCGGTTGAGAAAGCAGGGACTACTGACCCTGCTGTCGTGCAAAATGCGATTATCGGTGTTTCTGTACCTAACTTAACCGGCGGTATTTCGTCAATGATGCCTAACCATCATGTGACTAAGCCTGTACTTATTGGTGAAATCCAAGACGACGGTCAGTTTCAGGTAGTTTGGCAGACAACAGGTAATGTAGCAGGTGATGCTTGGTCTGATTTCTTACCTGGTTCAAAAGATATTATCTCTGATTGGCGATCGCCTCTTTCTTGCGGTAACTACAACGTTAAGACCGCTAAGTGCTCTGGTCAAAACTTCTAA